Sequence from the Deinococcus radiotolerans genome:
CACCGTGCACGAGAACGCCCGCGTGGTCGAGAGCATCGCCCGCGTGAACCTCACGAATGATCTGGAGGGCCGCACCCTGAGCCTCGTCGAGCAGGGCGTGACCGTCCGCGCGCCGCTGGAAGGCACCGTGGACATTGCCGACTGGATCGGCAAGCAGAAGAAACGCCTCGCGGAGTTCGACAAGCAGATCAAGCAGGCGCAGGGCAAGCTGAGCAACGAGGGCTTCGTCGCCCGCGCCCCCGCCGAGGTCATCGAGGAAGAAAAACGCCGCGTGGCCGACTTCGGCGCGCAGCGCGAACGCCTCACGCAGGTCCTCGCGCAGTTCGAGTAAATCGGGACACAGGAGGCGGGGCGCGGTGGGAGACCACGGCGCCCCGCCTTCCCCTTCATTGCGGCGTGCATCGCGCTCGGCCCTGTACTCCGCTCTGGGCATGAGGCGAGGGCAGTGGCTGGCGGGGATGGGGGTCGGACTGACGGCCTCTCCCTGCCCCTGACCCACCGCCCCCCTGCGGCCGGGTAGACCAGAGCCAGCCGGGACCCGGCAAAAGTGAGACGGCGGGTCAGCTGGGCGGGTACAGTGGCGGCATGTTCAAGGAACGCAAGCAGGCCCCCCCGGGGGCGGCGCAGGCGAGTCCGGCGAAGGCCGAGTCGAAGCTGCCGCCCGCGCGGCCGCCCCAGGTGGCGGTGCAGGCCCGCCGGACGGTGCACCGCCGCGCGCGCCCCGCGCTGGGCGGGCACGTGCAGGCGTTCGCGGCGGCGCAGCGGCAGGCGACGCGACTGCTCAAGCCTCCGGCAGTGAAGGTGGCGGCCCTCTCGCAGGGGCAGGCGGCGGCGCCGAACCCGCCCGGGCAGGTCCGGGCGCGTGAGGTGCGGCTCCCGCCGCCCGCCCGGCTGAACGTGCTGCCTGTCCCGAAAGCGACGACTGTGGCGCGCGTGCCGCAGGGCACGCAGTTCGCGGCGCTACCGGTCAGCCGGGAGCGGGTGCGGGCGGCGGGCGTGCCGTACACGCACGTGAAGAGGAAACTGGCGGCGCAGCGGCGGGCGTCGAGTGCGCTGGCTCGGGCGTTCGTGGGGCGCAGCGCGCGGCAGGTGGGGATCGTGCGGGCGCAGGGGCAGACGGCGCAGCGGGCGGTGCAGGCGGCGGCGGCGCGGGCCGGCGCGCAGGTGGACGCCGCAGCGGCCGCGCAGGGGCGCGTCCTGCGGGCCGGGGTGGCCGCGCAGAAGGCGCGGGTCCTGAGCCGCGCCGCGTCCGTGCGCGCGGGCCTGAGTGCCCGGCGGGCAGCGGCCCTGGCCGCCCTGCCCCAGGCCACACAGGCCGCCCGGGCGAAGGTGCAGGAGAGCTACGCGCAGGCGCTTCAGGGGGCGCGGACGGACGCGAACACCCAGAAGCAGGCGGTGCGGGCCGAGTACACCCGCATGACGCCCGCGTACCTGGCCGCCGGGGAGGAGGTCGGGGCGGAGGCCCGCTCGCGCGCCGAGGCGCAGGCCGCCGCGTACGAGTCGCACGTGACCGGGCAGGATGACAGCCTGCTCGACGGGCCGCTGACCGACAACCGCTGGAAGGCCCGAGCGGGCGCGGCGCGGGATGTGGGCGCGGCGTACGCGCCGGGTTTCCGTGAGCAGGCGCAGGAGGAGGCGGGGCACCTCACCGGTCCGGGCGGCGGGCTAGAGAAGGACCTGAAGAACATCGACCTGGCGCTGCGGGACACCGAGCGGCTGCTGCGCGAGCACCTGACGGCCAGCACGCGCCGCCTCTCGGCGCGCGAGACGCAGGCGCGGGCGCAGGCCACGCAGGCGTACGCGGGCCTGAGCGCCGCGCTCCAGACCCGGCTGGCAGCGACCTTACGCGGCCTGGACGGTGTGCAGGGCGCGCAGCTGGCCGCCATCGCCGCGCAGGCGGGCGCGCAGCGGGGGGCGCTGGATACCCAGGCGCAGCGGGCGTCGGCGTCCATCGGGCGGAGTCTCACGGGTCTCGCCAGCGGGCTGGAGCGGCAGCTGCACGCGTTCGACGCGCAGGTGCGCCGCGCGCCCGCCCCGGACCCAAAGGCGTTGGCGGCCACCCTGAACCGTGCCCAGGCGGGGATCGCGGGCGGCGTGCGGCGCGCGCAGCTGGCCGCGCGGCAGGGCACGACGCAGGTCACGGCGTCCCTCAGCCGGGGCGCGGCTCAGGCCGGGCAGGCGCTGGGGGGCGTGGCCCGCGCCGGGGTCACGCAGGCCGGGGGGCAGGCGGCGGGGTTCGATCAGAGCATGCAGGGCCTGCTCACGCAGGCGCTCGCGACCTTCAGGGCGCTGACGCAGGCGCACGCGCGGGGTGCGCAGCAGGACTCGCAGCTCACCGGCAGGACCCTGAGCAGCCTGGAACAGGGCCTGTCGACGCTGTACGCCAGGGCCCTGGCTGGCCTGCCGGAGGAGCTGCGCGCCACCCTGCCGCCGCTGCGTGAGGGGTTGCGTGGGAACTTCCCGCAGGAGGACGCCGCCATCCGCGAGAACGCCGAGAAGGCGGCCGCGCAGGTGCAGCCCCGCTGGAAGGGCTGGGTGAAGATCGCCCTGATGATCGCCGTGATCATCGTCGTGGCGGTCGTGGCGGGCCCAGCCGTGATCGGCGCGGTTGGGGCCATGGCGGGCGCACTGGGCGCCGGCGCCGCGGCCGGGGCGGTCGGCGCCGTGGTGGGCGGCGCGCTGGTCGGCGCGGCCAGCGGGGCCGTCATCCAGATGGCGAACAACGCCGTGGACAACATCGGGATGGACGCCAGATTCCAGAAGAGTCTCTTCGAGGGGGTAGGGAAGGCCGCCCTGATCGGCGCGGTGGGCGGCGCCCTGGGCGGCGCGGGCGGCCTGATCGCCGGGAAGCTGGGCGCGGCGGGCCTGCTCGGCAGCGGCCTGACCCAGAAGGCCGGGACGTTCGCGGTCGGGACCACCTTCGACCTGGGCGGCAACGTCGTGGGGGACGTCATGAACGGCGCGTCCCTGGGGGACGCCCTGAAGAACCTCAGCAACCCCGAGACGCTGATGATGCTGGCCATCGGCACCGGCGTCGGCGCGGCCGCCACCCGCCTCCCGGGCCGCGCCGGGCAGCTCCAGAGCCGCGCGCACGCGGCCGGCGAGCGGGTGGGCAGCGCGGCAGGTGACCGCGTGAACCACCTGACCGGCAACCCTCACGGCACGGTCCCCACCCGCGTCAATCCTCAGCTCCCCGCGGAGACGCCCGGGCGCATCTCCGGGCACACCCAGGGCCGCACGACCGTGGAACTCAGCCCGCACGCCGCGCCGCGGGACGCCGCCCTGCACGATCAGTACGCGCGGCAGGCCCGGCAGGAGAACAGTCCGCTCAACCGCGTGGCGGACAGGGTCCGGTCGCTGCTCGGCAGCGGCGCGCCCGTCCGGCCCGGCACGCGCCGCTGGGAGCTGGGCGTGGAGGCCGCCAAGCATCAGGACATGGCGAACTGGCGGTTCCAGGAGGCCGGGCGCCTCCCGAAGACGTCCCCGCAGCGCCAGCGGCTGTTGCAGGAAGCGCACGACCTCCAGCGGCTGGCGCAGGAGTACGAGCAGGCCGCCGCGCGGGCCGACGGGCAGACCCTCATCGATGAGAGCGTCATCGAGGGCCGCAGGAAGCTGTACGCCAACCACCCGGAAATCGAGGGGCTGCTGGGCAAACCTTTCGACGCCGCGGCGCTCCCGGACCGGTACGTGACGTTCGAGGTCGAGGGAGGCCGCAAGGTGGTGGGCCGCCTCAACGCGGACGGCACCTTCGACATGAAAGCCGCCATTCTCCTCGTCCGCCCGGACGGCACCGTGCAGGTCAACCCCAGCAACCGCATCACGTACGACTACATCCAGAAGTACCAGCTGGACCCTGGCGCGCGCACCGACATCGACTTCGGGCTGGACGGGCACACGATCCACCACCTGATCCCTGACAAGGTGAGCACCTCCAACCCGCTGTGCGTGAAGGCCATGGAACTCATCGGGTACAGCCCCGACCGCATGACCAACTACCACGAGATGCCCATGCAGAACCTCTACCGCCTCCTGGACGGGCAGGAGGTCGGGCACTGGTCCCACCACAGCCAGTACGATGCGGAAGTCGTCATTCCGGCCCTTCAGGACGCGCAGAACACCCTCGTGGCGGACTTCGGGCCCATGCACACCTGGACTGAGCAGCACCCCCGCATCGCGGAGATCCGCGCGGCGCTGCGGCACGAACTGACCGGTATTGAAGCGGCACTCAAGCAGCGGATCATGGACGGGAACGTCCCCATGACGACCGAGAACACCGCAGGCAACAAAGGACGCATCCGATGACCGACGTCAAGATCATCACCCCCAACTCCAGCGCACACTGGACCGATCCGGACCTGCGCGGGGACGTCGCCAACACGTCCGAGTTCACCGTTGACCTTCAGGCCTACGATCAGGGCCACGCTCTGGGCCTCGACGCCTTCCACTTCGAGATCTGCAATGACCGCCTCGAGGAGCTGGACTGGCTTCAGCACGCCTCCACGCCCAGTCTGCTCATCGTGTCTGAACCGTTCGCGCAGGCGGTCAGCGACCTCTCCCCCGACCCGCCCACACGGTACCCCGTCCACTTCGAGCGGCGCGGCGTTCCAGTGCAGACGCGCCCGTACGTGGTCCTGCAACTGGGGCCCCCCAGGGACTTCTTCGACCGCGACCACTCTGCGTTCACCACCCGCACGGATTACCGCGGCCGGGAGATTATCACGGCAGTGCAGACGTACCGCCTGACGCTGCCGGACCCGGCGCCACCCGTGTTCCGGCTGAGCGTGTCACCGCACCATCCGACGTTTGCCACGTCCGCCTTCCTAGAGGAGGCCCGGCGGCGCCACCTGACCAACATCGCCTGGATGGACGCGGCGGGCTTCTCACCGTCCAATCAACTCCGCCCCCTCTGATCCCGCAGGACCCCCGGAGGTCCCGGCTGATCCTGCCCAGCGGTCACAGCCGGGGAGGGACCACCGCCGTTCAGCGCACTCGACCTGGGGCGCGCTGATCCGGCACAGACCCTACTGCGCTTTCAGGTGCCGACGCGGTGCAGAGTTCACCTGCGCCACTGATCAGGTGGCGCTGCGTGGCGCGGCACCCGAGCCTCTCTGTGCCGTCAGGATCCAGGAATCTTGGCCTCTGATGTATGACAGGCTGCAGCCTTCAACTGCGCCCTGCCAGCGCGGTCGCTGCTGAGCTCTTCTTCACGCCCCGGTGTGAGCGGCCCTGCTCTGCGCTGAGGTGGAATAGGGCAGTGGGGCACGGCGCGCGGCCCGCCAGCCTGCTCTATGATGGGCGGCATGGCGTATACCATTCTCGTCGCGGACGACGAACCGGCCATCCGGACCATGCTGGAGGTCATTCTGTCGGCGGACGGGCACGACATTGTGGCAGTGCCGGACGGCAAGCTGGCGCTGGACTACCTGAAGGATCACACGCCCGACGCGATGCTGCTGGACGTGAAGATGCCGTTCATGGACGGCTTTGAGATCTGCTCGCGGGTCAAGCGCATCAAGCGGCTGCGGGACTCGCCAGTGCTGCTGCTCACGGGCTTCGATGATGATCAGACGCGCGATCACGCGAAACTGGTGGGCGCGGACGACATCGTCTACAAGCCGCTGTCGGGGAAGAACCTGCGCGGGCGCGTCAGTCAGCTGATCGAGGCGCGACGCCGTTGAGGGGCGCGCACCGCCGGGGGCAGGCATGATCGTGCTTCGCTTCCTGAAATTCCTGACGTCCTTCGTGCTAGCGGCGCTGCTGGCGGCGGCGGGCGTCGTGACCACGTACGCGATGAAATGGGCGCATGAACTGCCCGATTACCGCGAACTGGACAACCTCACGCGGTCACTGGGGTCCGAGACGCGCATCTACGCGCGGGACGGCGCGCCGCTGGGCAGCCTGATCCCGAAGGTGGGCGATCAGGCGATCAGCCGCACGATCGTGACCCTGAACGAGATCAACCCGTTCATGGTGGGCGCCCTGATCAGCAACGAGGACCGCCGGTTCTTCGAGCATTACGGCCTTGACCCGTACGGTCTGGGCCGGCAGTTCCAGCGCCTGGCGCGCGGGGACAGCGTGCAGGGCGGCAGCACCCTGACGAACCAGCTGGTGAAGAACACGCTGCTGCTGGACGAGTACCAGCAGGCCCGCACCCCGGACCGCAAGTTCAAGGAGTGGATCCTGAGCGTGCAGGTGGAGCGGTCCTTCACGAAAGCGGAGATCCTGCAGACCTACCTGAACACGATCTACTGGGGGGACGGCGGCCCAGTGGAGCTGTACGGCATCTACTCGGCGGCGCAGGCGTACTTCCGCACGACGCCGAAGGACCTGACGCTGGCGCAGGCGGCGTACCTGACGGTGCTGGTCCCGAATGCCGGGCGGTACTTCCGGTACGAGGAGGTCCGGCCGCTGATGCGGGTGCTGCTGACCCGCATGGTCGAGGACGGCTGGATCACGCAGGCGCAGATGGACGCCGCGTGGCGTGAGAAGCTTCAGCCGCGCGGCTGGCAGGTCACGTATGACGGCGCGGGCACCGTGAAGTCCGCGAAGCTGGTGGACCGCACCGCGAAGGAACTGAAGGCGGTCGTCACGACCCGCGCGCCGCACTTCACGCAGCAGGTGGAGCAGGAACTCGTGCGGCGTTTCGGGCGGGACGTGGTGTACGGCTCGGGTGGCCTGCGCGTGTACACGACGCTGGACCCGAAAGTTCAGAATGCCGTGGAGACCGCCAGCCGCGAGGCGACGGGCCTGCCGGTGGGCGCGACGCTGGGCGCGACCATCATCAACCCGTACACGGGTGAGGTGCTGGGCATGATCGGACAGAAGCTGAGGGGCAACGAGCCGCCCGCCGCGTGGAACAACGCCGCGCAGGGGCAGCGGCAGATCGGCTCGACGATCAAGCCGCTGCTGTACACCACGGCCCTCTCGACGGGTCTGGATCAGTCGCACCGGGAGGACGACAAGCCGGTGTCGTTCCCTTGCACGGGCTGCAAGAATGGCGTGTACGAGCCGAAAAACTTCGAGGGGGCCACCACGTACCGGAACATGACGATCCGCGAGGCGCTGGACCGCTCGCTGAACCTCGTGACCGTCCGCCTGGCGGACCGGATCGGGCTGCAGACGTTCTTCGGCAAGATCCGTGAGCTGGGCATCCAGACGAATGACGGGACCGGGCTGGCGGCGGCGCTGGGCGCGGTGGAAACCACGCCTGTGAAGATGGCGGCCGCGTACGCGCCTTTCGTGAACGGCGGCCTGTACCGGACGCCCCGGTACATCACGCGCGTGACGGACGCGCGCGGCTCGGTGCTGTACGACGTCAACAGCCAGCCTCTGCAGGGCAAGCGCGTGTGGACGCCGCAGATCGCGTGG
This genomic interval carries:
- a CDS encoding transglycosylase domain-containing protein, which produces MIVLRFLKFLTSFVLAALLAAAGVVTTYAMKWAHELPDYRELDNLTRSLGSETRIYARDGAPLGSLIPKVGDQAISRTIVTLNEINPFMVGALISNEDRRFFEHYGLDPYGLGRQFQRLARGDSVQGGSTLTNQLVKNTLLLDEYQQARTPDRKFKEWILSVQVERSFTKAEILQTYLNTIYWGDGGPVELYGIYSAAQAYFRTTPKDLTLAQAAYLTVLVPNAGRYFRYEEVRPLMRVLLTRMVEDGWITQAQMDAAWREKLQPRGWQVTYDGAGTVKSAKLVDRTAKELKAVVTTRAPHFTQQVEQELVRRFGRDVVYGSGGLRVYTTLDPKVQNAVETASREATGLPVGATLGATIINPYTGEVLGMIGQKLRGNEPPAAWNNAAQGQRQIGSTIKPLLYTTALSTGLDQSHREDDKPVSFPCTGCKNGVYEPKNFEGATTYRNMTIREALDRSLNLVTVRLADRIGLQTFFGKIRELGIQTNDGTGLAAALGAVETTPVKMAAAYAPFVNGGLYRTPRYITRVTDARGSVLYDVNSQPLQGKRVWTPQIAWLGLDMIRGVVNDLTERQGGLASRAKFGEWPVAGKTGTSNGPKDFWFVGTTPLYTGAVWVGKQQGGDMPINYYSGYVNAPIWRRMMELAHQGLALRQFSEPPGVQYVEAPDQQFLPNVKLAVLDPNFKDAANTEIQSDAPPPTQYRETTYQPGTDPDTLLVSLDRTTNRLATEFTPPENIVQRRVQLEDLPGYAPDESPAPLKDEQADPAAVKAAKGVTGTTQSVPLAAP
- a CDS encoding response regulator; protein product: MGGMAYTILVADDEPAIRTMLEVILSADGHDIVAVPDGKLALDYLKDHTPDAMLLDVKMPFMDGFEICSRVKRIKRLRDSPVLLLTGFDDDQTRDHAKLVGADDIVYKPLSGKNLRGRVSQLIEARRR
- a CDS encoding AHH domain-containing protein; this translates as MFKERKQAPPGAAQASPAKAESKLPPARPPQVAVQARRTVHRRARPALGGHVQAFAAAQRQATRLLKPPAVKVAALSQGQAAAPNPPGQVRAREVRLPPPARLNVLPVPKATTVARVPQGTQFAALPVSRERVRAAGVPYTHVKRKLAAQRRASSALARAFVGRSARQVGIVRAQGQTAQRAVQAAAARAGAQVDAAAAAQGRVLRAGVAAQKARVLSRAASVRAGLSARRAAALAALPQATQAARAKVQESYAQALQGARTDANTQKQAVRAEYTRMTPAYLAAGEEVGAEARSRAEAQAAAYESHVTGQDDSLLDGPLTDNRWKARAGAARDVGAAYAPGFREQAQEEAGHLTGPGGGLEKDLKNIDLALRDTERLLREHLTASTRRLSARETQARAQATQAYAGLSAALQTRLAATLRGLDGVQGAQLAAIAAQAGAQRGALDTQAQRASASIGRSLTGLASGLERQLHAFDAQVRRAPAPDPKALAATLNRAQAGIAGGVRRAQLAARQGTTQVTASLSRGAAQAGQALGGVARAGVTQAGGQAAGFDQSMQGLLTQALATFRALTQAHARGAQQDSQLTGRTLSSLEQGLSTLYARALAGLPEELRATLPPLREGLRGNFPQEDAAIRENAEKAAAQVQPRWKGWVKIALMIAVIIVVAVVAGPAVIGAVGAMAGALGAGAAAGAVGAVVGGALVGAASGAVIQMANNAVDNIGMDARFQKSLFEGVGKAALIGAVGGALGGAGGLIAGKLGAAGLLGSGLTQKAGTFAVGTTFDLGGNVVGDVMNGASLGDALKNLSNPETLMMLAIGTGVGAAATRLPGRAGQLQSRAHAAGERVGSAAGDRVNHLTGNPHGTVPTRVNPQLPAETPGRISGHTQGRTTVELSPHAAPRDAALHDQYARQARQENSPLNRVADRVRSLLGSGAPVRPGTRRWELGVEAAKHQDMANWRFQEAGRLPKTSPQRQRLLQEAHDLQRLAQEYEQAAARADGQTLIDESVIEGRRKLYANHPEIEGLLGKPFDAAALPDRYVTFEVEGGRKVVGRLNADGTFDMKAAILLVRPDGTVQVNPSNRITYDYIQKYQLDPGARTDIDFGLDGHTIHHLIPDKVSTSNPLCVKAMELIGYSPDRMTNYHEMPMQNLYRLLDGQEVGHWSHHSQYDAEVVIPALQDAQNTLVADFGPMHTWTEQHPRIAEIRAALRHELTGIEAALKQRIMDGNVPMTTENTAGNKGRIR